Proteins co-encoded in one Arachis hypogaea cultivar Tifrunner chromosome 13, arahy.Tifrunner.gnm2.J5K5, whole genome shotgun sequence genomic window:
- the LOC112738136 gene encoding actin-related protein 4, with protein sequence MYGGDEVSAIVIDLGSHTCKAGYAGEDAPKAVFPSVVGAIDQMDINGHGDGEENLGAAAELPNNAKNLDSDKTKGKCKLYVGSQSLGYRRDYMEVLSPLKNGVVADWNIVDNIWDHALRDCLLVDPKERPMLLSEPCNNTQEQRERTAELMFEKYKVPALFLAKNAVLTSFASGRATSLVIDGGGGSTTVAPVLDGYVLQKAVTTSPIGGEFLTDCLMKSLEGKGITIKPRYAFKKKEIRPGNIQTVNLDFPHTTESYKLYSQRVIASDIKECVCRAPDSPYDESSYSNIPMTSYELPDGQIIEIGSDRFKIPDILFNPSLVQTIPGMESFAEIAHSVRGLPKMVIDSINKCDVDIRRELFGSIMLTGGTASMQQLKERIEKELLEESPQAARVKVFASGNATERRFSVWIGGSILASLGSFQQMWFSKSEYEEQGASYIQRKCP encoded by the exons ATGTATGGCGGTG ATGAAGTTTCAGCGATAGTGATTGACTTGGGGTCCCACACATGCAAAGCTGGTTATGCTGGTGAAGATGCTCCTAAGGCTGTTTTCCCCTCT GTTGTTGGTGCAATTGATCAAATGGACATTAATGGGCATGGCGATGGTGAGGAGAACTTGGGAGCTGCTGCAGAATTGccaaacaatgccaaaaatctTGATTCTGACAAAACCAAGGGAAAATGCAAGCTTTATGTAGGATCCCAGTCCTTGGGGTATCGCAGAGACTACATGGAG GTGCTGTCACCACTGAAGAATGGAGTTGTTGCTGACTGGAATATTGTAGACAACATATGGGATCATGCTTTGAG GGATTGTCTATTGGTTGATCCTAAAGAGCGTCCAATGCTACTTTCTGAGCCATGTAATAATACTCAAGAGCAGAGAGAAAG GACAGCAGAGCTGATGTTTGAAAAATACAAAGTACCTGCATTGTTTTTGGCCAAGAATGCT GTCCTCACATCATTCGCATCAGGGCGCGCAACATCATTAGTAATTGATGG TGGTGGAGGATCAACAACAGTTGCACCAGTGCTTGATGGTTATGTTCTTCAAAAG GCTGTGACAACTTCTCCCATTGGAGGAGAATTTCTGACAGATTGCTTGATGAAAAGTTTGGAAGGCAAAGGTATCACA ATAAAACCGAGGTATGCATTCAAGAAAAAGGAAATACGGCCAGGAAATATTCAG ACTGTAAACCTTGATTTTCCTCATACAACTGAAAGCTACAAACTCTACTCCCAG AGAGTCATTGCTAGTGACATCAAGGAATGTGTCTGCCGAGCCCCGGATTCTCCATATGATG AGAGTTCATATTCTAACATTCCAATGACCTCATATGAGCTTCCTGATGGCCA GATAATTGAAATTGGATCCGACAGATTCAAGATTCCTGATATTCTTTTTAATCCATCGCTGGTTCAG ACAATACCGGGCATGGAGAGCTTTGCTGAAATTGCTCATTCAGTTCGTGGTCTTCCAAAAATG GTTATAGATAGTATTAATAAGTGTGATGTTGATATCCGAAGAGAACTCTTTGGTAGCATAATG CTTACTGGTGGCACAGCTTCAATGCAACAATTGAAGGAACGCATTGAGAAAGAGTTACTTGAG GAGTCCCCTCAAGCTGCTAGGGTAAAAGTATTCGCAAGTGGAAATGCAACTGAAAGAAGGTTCAG TGTTTGGATAGGGGGAAGCATACTGGCGTCTCTAGGCTCCTTCCAGCAGATGTGGTTCTCCAAGTCTGA GTATGAAGAACAAGGTGCTTCCTACATTCAAAGAAAGTGCCCATGA